Proteins encoded by one window of Desulfovibrio inopinatus DSM 10711:
- a CDS encoding YybH family protein, producing the protein MKKHPVELQIEKADKAIIAEDFDTLMDIYTDDAVLVVEPGRTAQGKDAIRKAFEAIAVYFKNGLNVKQKGMEILESGNIALVHANTVISAPNLPVTERKAAYVFCKSSDGIWQCAIDNSYGNEIVKQDES; encoded by the coding sequence ATGAAAAAGCATCCCGTAGAACTGCAAATTGAAAAAGCAGACAAGGCCATTATCGCTGAAGATTTCGACACGTTGATGGATATTTACACCGATGATGCGGTACTGGTTGTTGAACCAGGACGTACTGCTCAGGGGAAGGACGCAATTCGCAAGGCTTTTGAAGCTATTGCCGTCTATTTTAAGAATGGACTCAACGTAAAACAAAAAGGAATGGAAATTCTTGAATCAGGAAATATCGCTTTGGTCCATGCCAACACAGTCATTTCAGCACCGAATTTGCCCGTAACGGAGCGAAAGGCCGCGTATGTCTTCTGCAAAAGTTCCGACGGAATCTGGCAATGCGCTATAGACAATTCATACGGCAATGAAATTGTAAAGCAGGATGAATCCTAG
- a CDS encoding radical SAM/SPASM domain-containing protein, producing the protein MQKNIENLGSRKNFRNTVHEVLGDENESGEIFYKYAMVWMSRKCNSRCKYCYQDGDPEANNASWSYEKADKVTSLLLDDGYHVQPLINEWLPEFWNFLELMKKCQWNEITTNGLILLSRHQEFFPLLREYEISDIRHTLFPKGIHEEMTGRDREKSLRAIQLSKEHGFRTIVNYVVTTETLPHIVEVCDELADMEVDEIQFMNLIYLGRSKSKKNELLDMQYINKFWDTWKLLSENPKYERIEFDFQANFGPNPHGDNVSKRAAKQSRFCLAGKNERGHFIYITPEDDIYPCFLLSDPKFKIGKIIENGNNYSLEYNDADWIKHIPSFNRSHCAGTQYITRAILS; encoded by the coding sequence ATGCAAAAGAACATTGAGAATCTCGGATCTAGAAAAAATTTCCGCAACACGGTACATGAAGTCCTTGGCGATGAGAATGAATCTGGAGAAATCTTTTATAAGTACGCAATGGTATGGATGTCACGAAAATGCAACTCGCGATGCAAATATTGTTATCAAGATGGAGATCCCGAAGCAAACAATGCGTCATGGTCTTATGAAAAAGCAGACAAAGTGACGTCTTTATTGCTCGATGATGGATATCATGTTCAACCACTTATCAATGAATGGCTGCCTGAATTCTGGAATTTCCTGGAACTGATGAAAAAGTGCCAGTGGAATGAAATCACGACCAATGGTTTGATTCTTCTCAGCAGACACCAAGAGTTTTTTCCTCTTCTTCGTGAATATGAAATCTCTGACATTCGACACACATTGTTCCCCAAAGGTATTCACGAAGAAATGACCGGACGAGACCGAGAAAAATCGCTCAGAGCCATTCAACTTTCAAAAGAGCATGGCTTTCGAACGATTGTAAACTATGTCGTAACCACCGAGACCTTACCTCATATCGTGGAGGTATGCGACGAGCTCGCCGACATGGAAGTGGATGAAATTCAATTTATGAATTTGATCTACTTGGGGAGATCTAAAAGTAAGAAGAATGAATTGCTTGATATGCAATACATCAACAAATTTTGGGATACGTGGAAACTGCTCAGTGAGAACCCTAAATACGAGCGCATAGAGTTTGATTTTCAGGCGAATTTTGGACCTAATCCCCATGGAGACAATGTCTCCAAACGAGCTGCAAAACAGAGCAGGTTCTGTCTCGCCGGAAAAAATGAACGGGGACATTTTATATACATAACCCCCGAAGACGACATTTATCCTTGCTTCTTGCTGTCAGATCCCAAATTTAAAATTGGCAAAATCATTGAGAATGGAAACAATTATAGCCTTGAGTACAATGATGCGGACTGGATAAAGCACATTCCGTCCTTTAATCGTAGCCATTGCGCAGGAACGCAGTACATTACACGGGCTATCTTATCGTAA
- a CDS encoding HesA/MoeB/ThiF family protein, with translation MKRDTVDLERFHKQALVPHIGDEGMQKLFDATVLILGLGGGGSAGAHQFALSNVGRIILCDHDIVEYSNLGRQFVHTDQTVGMKKVDSAKAYLEKANPGIDIEVIPEKVSTEILEDVYSRYKNILIYVSIDKWNMHYLINEFCIRNKIPAVHMGSLGFKAFVYTYDPNNSQVCFECMMRKAYIDDTDTDKIDATDANYAYLAPVISIAGSIAVTEGIKLLMWNSDKSTADSFIMYRGINHADILEPSRPEKPLIEHIFADADMQCTRVAQCSPHNA, from the coding sequence ATGAAAAGGGACACTGTTGATTTGGAACGGTTCCACAAGCAAGCTCTCGTCCCCCATATTGGAGACGAAGGCATGCAAAAGCTCTTTGACGCTACGGTACTCATTTTAGGACTGGGAGGAGGAGGTTCCGCCGGGGCGCATCAATTTGCTCTGTCCAATGTGGGACGCATAATACTGTGCGATCATGATATCGTAGAGTATTCCAACTTGGGCAGACAATTCGTGCATACCGACCAAACAGTTGGGATGAAGAAAGTTGACTCGGCCAAAGCCTATCTTGAAAAAGCCAATCCTGGCATTGATATCGAGGTCATCCCGGAAAAGGTAAGCACAGAAATTCTTGAGGATGTATACAGCAGGTACAAAAACATCCTCATATATGTTTCCATCGACAAATGGAACATGCACTACCTCATCAATGAATTTTGCATAAGGAATAAGATCCCTGCTGTACACATGGGCTCACTCGGATTCAAGGCTTTTGTGTATACGTATGATCCGAATAACAGCCAGGTATGCTTTGAATGCATGATGAGAAAAGCATACATCGACGACACAGATACGGATAAAATAGATGCGACCGATGCAAATTATGCATATCTTGCTCCGGTTATATCCATAGCAGGATCTATCGCAGTCACTGAAGGAATCAAACTGTTGATGTGGAATTCTGACAAGTCAACAGCAGACTCATTCATCATGTACAGAGGAATCAACCACGCCGACATACTGGAACCATCTCGCCCAGAGAAGCCTCTCATTGAACATATTTTTGCTGATGCCGACATGCAGTGTACCAGGGTTGCTCAATGCAGCCCACACAATGCCTAA